The following proteins come from a genomic window of Alkalibaculum bacchi:
- a CDS encoding GGDEF domain-containing protein — translation MIERLKQFLIQNYFGKQFSLEYRVYMIFFFESYFLSIISGITNTLLNKGLFGQALQWSYIIFCTIIIFVIPRIRLIILKPHLLFIAFIYIPLMYFQTAGYDGTALLFAQLALFLLGIVFSGKTRMIIIVLNILTWLVCIIISFQFPQTVTFHRSSYDLLIDLIVALILTFTGLSILTTFISNIFADKNDTLAELSIRDALTGAYNRRFMTSFLQCELDTSRQTGNAIYVLMLDIDHFKQVNDTYGHGFGDHVLLACVQGIKSVLRKCDVVVRYGGEEFVIILLTQIPTNASQIAERIRHAISSLRFHYDVSITVSIGVTASRFEDTIEDILDRADQCLYKAKLNGRNQVVMK, via the coding sequence ATGATAGAACGTTTAAAGCAATTCTTGATACAAAATTACTTTGGCAAACAATTTTCATTAGAGTATCGAGTATACATGATTTTTTTCTTTGAAAGTTACTTTCTGTCAATTATTTCAGGCATAACAAATACCCTGCTTAACAAAGGGCTATTTGGTCAAGCCCTGCAATGGTCTTATATTATCTTTTGTACCATTATAATATTTGTAATCCCACGTATCCGCTTAATCATATTAAAGCCACATTTGTTATTTATTGCTTTTATCTATATACCATTAATGTATTTTCAAACTGCTGGATATGACGGCACTGCCTTGTTATTTGCTCAGCTAGCCCTTTTTTTACTAGGTATCGTTTTTTCTGGCAAAACTCGCATGATTATTATAGTATTAAATATATTAACTTGGTTAGTATGTATCATAATAAGCTTTCAATTCCCTCAAACAGTCACCTTCCATCGCAGTTCCTATGACCTACTAATCGACCTGATAGTGGCACTTATCCTGACCTTTACTGGTTTATCGATTTTAACCACATTTATTAGCAATATTTTTGCAGATAAAAATGATACCTTAGCTGAACTAAGTATTCGCGACGCACTGACAGGAGCATATAATAGGCGGTTTATGACATCTTTTTTGCAGTGCGAATTGGATACATCAAGGCAAACAGGGAATGCAATTTATGTACTCATGCTAGATATTGATCACTTCAAACAGGTTAACGACACTTACGGACATGGGTTTGGAGATCATGTATTACTTGCTTGCGTACAAGGTATAAAAAGTGTACTAAGAAAATGTGATGTAGTGGTGCGATATGGTGGAGAAGAATTTGTAATAATTTTACTCACTCAAATTCCTACGAATGCTAGTCAAATTGCCGAGCGTATTCGTCACGCAATATCCTCATTGCGTTTTCATTATGACGTTAGCATTACGGTTAGCATAGGGGTAACAGCCTCCCGATTTGAAGACACAATAGAAGATATACTCGATAGAGCTGATCAATGTCTGTATAAAGCTAAACTAAATGGGCGCAATCAAGTAGTAATGAAATGA